In Trichoderma atroviride chromosome 2, complete sequence, one DNA window encodes the following:
- a CDS encoding uncharacterized protein (EggNog:ENOG41~BUSCO:EOG092D304F) has product MPPKKEQKVGGGKKPSAAKMVEDRTFGMKNKKGAQAQRQIQQMTANLKGSGSAEERKKAAEKAQREKEKKAAEDAKRETEALLNKPAQIQKVPFGVDPKTVVCIFYKKGDCEKGKKCKFAHDLSIERKTEKKNLYTDVRQEEDDKKKVETSADWDEEQLRKVVLSKKGNQKTSTDKVCKFFIQAIEDGKYGWFWICPNGGDKCMYKHALPPGFILKTKEQRAAEKALLDKSPLKTLTLEDFLESERHKLTGTLTPVTPETFAKWKKERMDKKAAEEQARKAKDSTGRALFESGKWRDDESEAESEDEDDPWNLEKLRRETEALRQKKEEERLKVLADGGLLPAVVDNTPEGADDDNSAGEAGESAGDVTGEASSAAQVGQEVPAA; this is encoded by the exons ATGCCGCCGAAGAAGGAGCAGAAAGTCGGTGGTGGCAAGAAGCCATCTGCCGCGAAAATGGTGGAGGACAGGACATTTGGaatgaagaacaagaagggaGCTCAAGCACAGAGGCAAATCCAGCAGATGACGGCCAACTTGAAGGGCAGTGGAAGCgcggaagagagaaagaaggccGCCGAGAAGGCGCAGcgtgagaaggagaagaaggcggctgaagatgccaaaagagaaacagaagCGCTGTTAAACAAGCCAGCGCAGATTCAGAAAGTCCCGTTCGGTGTCGACCCCAAAACGGTCGTCTGCATTTTCTACAAGAAGGGTGACtgcgaaaagggaaagaagtGCAAGTTTGCTCACGATTTGAGTATCGAGCGAAAGACGGAAAAGAAGAACCTATACACGGATGTTAGacaagaggaggatgacaagaagaaggtggaGACTTCTGCAGACTGGGATGAAGAGCAACTGCGCAAGGTTGTCTTGTCCAAGAAGGGTAACCAGAAGACCTCGACCGACAAGGTGTGCAAGTTTTTTATCCAGGCCATCGAGGACGGCAAGTATGGTTGGTTTTGGATTTGTCCAAATGGTGGCGATAAGTGCATGTATAAGCATGCTCTCCCGCCTGG ATTTATtctcaagacaaaggaaCAGAGAGCGGCTGAAAAGGCCCTTCTCGATAAATCACCGCTCAAGACTCTGACCCTTGAAGATTTCCTGGAGTCGGAGCGTCACAAGCTTACCGGAACGCTGACACCTGTTACGCCTGAGACTTTCGCCAAGTGGAAGAAGGAGCGTATGGACAAGAAGGCCGCCGAGGAACAAGCTCGCAAGGCCAAGGATTCCACCGGTCGTGCCCTCTTTGAGAGCGGCAAGTGGAGAGATGATGAGTCCGAGGCAGAgagtgaagatgaagacgacccTTGGaacttggagaagctgcgtCGCGAGACTGAGGCTCTACggcagaagaaggaagaggagcgcCTCAAGGTTCTGGCTGATGGAGGATTGCTGCCAGCTGTGGTTGACAACACGCCAGAAGGAGCAGATGACGACAACAGCGCTGGCGAGGCGGGTGAGAGTGCAGGCGATGTTACTGGAGAGGCTTCTTCGGCCGCACAGGTAGGCCAAGAAGTACCTGCTGCTTGA
- a CDS encoding uncharacterized protein (BUSCO:EOG092D4ASP), giving the protein MDTFKALFAKPDPQQQMRKCNQLIRSNVRKLDRDIAQLKQVEIRTKNLIIQADKRAQRDPSRAKQAQQEVRIFAGELVRTRKASQRLVTTKATLNSVQMQVSEAFAVRKIEGSIRASVGIMKDVNSLIRLPVLTGTMRELSVELMKAGIIEEMIDETLPEDMDMLEDEEGEGEIEKVLGEVLKEKKEPALPTTPLPEPEKPVAEEEEDEEDAEAMMDQMRNRLDALRS; this is encoded by the exons ATGGATACTTTCAAAGCCCTTTTCGCAAAGCCGGATCCCCAGCAGCAG ATGCGAAAATGTAATCAGCTGATCCGTTCCAACGTCCGAAAGCTCGATCGCGATATCGCTCAACTCAAGCAAGTCGAGATCAGAACCAAGAACCTAATCATACAAGCGGATAAGCGTGCTCAGCGGGACCCCTCAAGGGCCAAGCAGGCGCAACAGGAGGTTCGGATTTTTGCGGGCGAGCTTGTGCGCACGCGGAAGGCGTCGCAGCGGCTGGTCACGACCAAGGCGACGCTCAACTCGGTACAGATGCAGGTCAGCGAGGCTTTTGCTGTTCGTAAGATCGAGGGGTCCATCCGAGCCAGTGTTGGTATCATGAAAGATGTCAATTCGCTCATCCGATTGCCCGTGCTCACTGGGACGATGCGCGAGCTGAGCGTCGAGTTGATGAAGGCGGGCATCATCGAGGAGATGATTGACGAAACACTACCTGAGGACATGGATATGctagaggatgaagagggagagggcgagATCGAAAAGGTCTTGGGAGAGGTTctcaaggaaaagaaagagccTGCTCTGCCCACCACACCGCTCCCCGAACCGGAGAAGCCGGTtgcggaggaagaggaggacgaggaagacgccGAGGCAATGATGGACCAGATGAGGAATCGATTAGATGCTTTGCGCAGCTAG
- a CDS encoding uncharacterized protein (BUSCO:EOG092D27RI) has product MWSSSGSGKKPVNSPQEMVQVDRSESASPFWRPPLRDSTARRSATNPAGRDGSNLVVGAAYSHADVLKFDTLNLSNSSLPRPRTPPSTSSSRNRINDATPPPPRGSATSTSPPFKSYINFLSKTNDDWKADEDEMLGYEDDDGDDFGLPSLSNMKRRSKRIATQNRSDLSQEPSIYANDGSFGGIRARRYSNSADISAERPAPTYPMPKKSEGKILRPQYKDILKDPANALHLINYPSIPSNAPQKEADAINSRITRINKFKRLLQASSISLPDLRSLAWSGVPHEVRAMTWQLLLSYLPTNSERRVATLERKRKEYLDGVKQAFERSGTTAGSSSAGKARGLDEAIWHQISIDIPRTNPHIELYSYEATQRSLERILYVWAVRHPASGYVQGINDLATPFWEVFLGLYMTDSDIETGMDPGQLPKSVLDAVEADSFWCLTKLLDGIQDHYIVAQPGIQRQVTALRDLTARIDSKLSKHLEQEGVEFIQFSFRWMNCLLMREISVKNTIRMWDTYLAEEQGFSEFHLYVCAALLVKWSDKLVKMDFQEIMMFLQSLPTKAWAEKDIELLLSEAFIWQSLYKGSAAHLKGQPQRPVLANLQL; this is encoded by the exons ATGTGGTCGTCCTCTGGGAGCGGCAAGAAGCCGGTCAATTCA CCACAGGAGATGGTGCAGGTCG ATCGGTCTGA ATCAGCCTCTCCATTCTGGAGACCACCGTTGCGAGACAGCACAGCTAGACGAAGTGCCACGAACCCGGCTGGCCGAGATGGTTCCAATCTGGTTGTTGGAGCCGCATACTCCCACGCGGATGTCCTCAAATTCGACACTCT aaaccTCTCCAACTCTTCTCTGCCTCGTCCCAGAACTCCTCCCTCAACGTCGTCCTCCAGAAATCGCATCAATGACGCCactccgccgccaccacgTGGTTCTGCGACCTCTACCTCGCCACCCTTTAAAAGTTATATCAACTTCCTCTCAAAAACCAACGATGATTGGAAAGCGGACGAAGACGAAATGCTAGGgtacgaggacgacgacggggACGACTTTGGGCTCCCTAGCCTCTCAAACATGAAGAGAAGGTCAAAACGAATAGCCACTCAGAACAGGTCTGATTTGAGCCAAGAACCCTCGATATACGCAAATGATGGTTCATTTGGCGGCATCCGGGCCCGGCGATACTCAAACAGCGCAGATATTTCGGCTGAGCGCCCGGCACCAACCTATCccatgccaaagaagagcgaagGAAAGATCCTTCGGCCGCAATACAAGGACATATTAAAAG ACCCGGCAAATGCGCTTCATTTGATAAACTATCCCTCAATTCCTAGTAATGCACCGCAGAAAGAAGCCGACGCAATTAATTCTCGAATTACCcgtattaataaatttaaacgACTCCTCCAAGCATCGTCAATATCACTTCCCGACCTTCGCTCATTAGCATGGTCAGGTGTACCGCATGAAGTTCGTGCCATGACCTGGCAACTACTTCTCAGCTACCTCCCCACGAACAGCGAGCGGCGAGTCGCTACcttggagagaaagaggaaagagtACCTCGATGGAGTCAAGCAAGCATTTGAAAGAAGCGGAACAACAGCCGGCAGCTCTTCAGCTGGAAAAGCGAGGGGCCTAGATGAGGCTATTTGGCACCAAATCAGCATCGACATACCCAGGACAAACCCTCATATTGAGCTGTATAGCTACGAGGCAACGCAGAGGTCGCTGGAACGCATCCTCTACGTCTGGGCCGTCAGACATCCTGCCAGCGGATACGTTCAAGGCATCAATGACCTAGCCACTCCGTTTTGGGAGGTTTTCCTGGGACTCTACATGACAGACTCTGATATTGAGACTGGCATGGATCCAGGCCAGCTGCCCAAGTCGGTCTTGGACGCTGTGGAAGCAGACTCATTCTGGTGTCTTACCAAACTCCTCGACGGCATTCAAGACCACTATATCGTTGCTCAACCTGGCATTCAGAGACAGGTGACAGCCTTGCGTGACCTGACTGCCAGGATTGATTCCAAATTATCCAAACACCTCGAGCAAGAGGGCGTTGAATTTATACAATTTAGCTTTCGATGGATGAATTGTCTCCTTATGCGCGAAATCAGCGTGAAGAACACGATTCGCATGTGGGATACATATCTT GCCGAAGAACAGGGCTTTTCGGAATTTCATCTCTACGTCTGTGCAGCACTTCTTGTAAAGTGGTCTGACAAACTGGTCAAGATGGATTTCCAGGAGATTATGATGTTTTTGCAAAGCCTTCCTACGAAGGCATGGGCCGAAAAGGATATCGAGTTGCTTTTGAGCGAAGCATTCATCTGGCAGAGTCTGTACAAAGGCTCAGCAGCGCACTTGAAGGGCCAGCCGCAGCGTCCTGTGCTAGCGAATCTACAGTTATAG
- a CDS encoding uncharacterized protein (EggNog:ENOG41), whose protein sequence is MSAEAKRGYQDVTGRSASAVVMPHSGGRDREREWPNALIKRYRIEVAASTSSVFSTLAAFPPR, encoded by the coding sequence ATGAGCGCTGAGGCCAAGCGTGGTTACCAAGATGTCACAGGTCGCTCCGCATCAGCCGTCGTCATGCCTCATTCTGGGGGACGAGACCGTGAGCGGGAATGGCCCAACGCACTCATAAAACGCTACCGCATCGAGGTCGCCGCCAGCACATCCAGCGTCTTCTCCACGCTCGCGGCCTTCCCCCCTCGATAG
- a CDS encoding uncharacterized protein (EggNog:ENOG41~MEROPS:MER0004231) produces the protein MPRDPFVLIVHGLLLITCIHLSRPRPLVYMHAVYKPPLPSWNFYSHLTWLSRFTMRATVGIALNGLVGLAAASNASSEFDWTSITPSEHLEYHDCFDGFQCARLTAPLDYRNESDPRTIAIAMIKLPAAVPDDDASFAGSVFTNPGGPGASGVDLLLQDGRGLRDVLDKPGRRHYEVVSFDPRGIGSSWPRANCFARDMLGRDAALLELRGRGSLAGDGALPYVLALQRAIGQRCEEADESGVNGGQILGYMGTPNVARDLVQMVDKVAELRAREAGERDGRLELKRRSSQEDTDDDVPRVQYIGYSYGTVLGNYFASMFPGRVGRLLLDGVVNAKDYSSGPGWLTNLEDTDELADGFFSGCHLAGPKNCALARENDTAVKGRFYQWLAKLDEEPISAVSPSGAAVVISSQDIRELLGQALYRPRDSFRGYAKAVDDAMRGNSSAIVERLFSRQIPRLRDACAADGGPERFLQEAGAGVLCADGDDISGHDLPWWKRYVRRQVGTSAVYGAYWANVRMACNAWNFNFRPNWVFKGPFTTPPAASSSDGSGKKQKPLPGHPAAPILFVSNRLDPVTPLAAARAMAAQHPGAGLLIAEALGHCAMGNGDSACLHKHIADYFDTGVVPDGEAVCEADCGPWDEKCDGVGAKVMSQESQGYYRKFPLGVF, from the exons ATGCCCCGCGATCCCTTCGTTCTTATAGTACACGGCTTGTTATTAATCACATGCATCCATCTTTCCAGGCCGCGACCCCTTGtatacatgcatgcagtATATAAACCGCCACTGCCGTCTTGGAATTTTTATTCTCATTTGACATGGCTCTCTAGATTCACAATGCGGGCCACTGTAGGAATCGCCTTGAACGGCCTCGTCGGCCTGGCCGCAGCCAGCAATGCGAGCAGCGAATTCGACTGGACAAGCATCACCCCGTCGGAGCATCTCGAGTACCACGACTGCTTCGATGGCTTCCAGTGCGCGCGCTTGACAGCCCCCCTGGACTACAGGAACGAGAGCGACCCGCGAACAATCGCCATTGCCATGATCAAGCTGCCCGCCGCGGTGCcagacgacgacgcctcCTTTGCGGGCTCCGTCTTCACCAACCCGGGCGGGCCTGGAGCCTCGGGCGTCGACCTCCTGCTCCAGGACGGCCGAGGCCTGCGCGACGTGCTGGACAAGCCCGGCCGGCGCCACTACGAGGTCGTGTCGTTTGACCCGCGCGGcatcggcagcagctggcctCGCGCCAATTGCTTTGCGCGCGACATGCTCGGCCGCGATGccgcgctgctggagctgcgggGCCGCGGATCGCTCGCCGGCGACGGTGCGCTGCCGTATGTGCTTGCGCTGCAGCGGGCGATTGGGCAGCGGTGCGAGGAGGCGGACGAGAGCGGCGTCAATGGCGGGCAGATTCTGGGGTACATGGGCACGCCGAATGTTGCGCGCGACTTGGTGCAGATGGTGGACAAGGTTGCGGAGCTGCGTGCGCGGGAGGCTGGTGAGCGCGATGGTCGCTTGGAGCTGAAGCGGAGGAGTTCACAGGAGGATaccgatgatgatgttccGAGGGTGCAGTACATTGGCTACTCGTACGGCACGGTTCTGGGCAATTACTTTGCGTCCATGTTCCCCGGCCGTGTTgggaggctgctgcttgacGGGGTTGTGAATGCAAAGGATTACTCCTCGGGACCC GGCTGGTTGACCAACCTCGAGGACACCGATGAGCTGGCCgatggcttcttcagcggctGCCACTTGGCCGGTCCCAAGAACTGCGCCCTCGCCCGCGAAAACGACACGGCAGTCAAGGGCCGCTTCTACCAATGGCTGGCGAAGCTCGACGAAGAGCCAATCTCCGCAGTCAGTCCTTccggcgccgccgtcgtcatcAGCAGCCAGGACATCCGCGAGCTGCTCGGCCAGGCCCTCTACAGGCCGCGCGACTCGTTCAGGGGCTACGCAAAGGCCGTCGACGACGCCATGAGGGGCAACTCATCTGCCATTGTCGAGAGGCTTTTCAGCCGCCAGATCCCCAGGCTCAGGGACGCCTGTGCCGCTGACGGCGGTCCGGAGCGTTTCTTGCAGGaagccggcgccggcgtGCTCTGcgccgatggcgatgacatCTCGGGCCATGATTTGCCCTGGTGGAAGCGCTACGTCCGTCGCCAGGTCGGCACGTCGGCCGTCTACGGCGCCTACTGGGCCAACGTCCGTATGGCGTGCAATGCGTGGAACTTCAACTTCCGCCCCAACTGGGTCTTCAAGGGCCCCTTTACTACGCCGCCGgctgcgtcttcttccgACGGCTcggggaagaagcagaagccgcTTCCTGGCCATCCCGCCGCTCCTATCCTCTTCGTGTCCAACCGTCTGGATCCGGTGACGCCTCTTGCTGCGGCTCGTGCCATGGCCGCTCAGCATCCCGGCGCGGGCCTTCTCATTGCGGAGGCTCTTGGGCATTGTGCCATGGGTAATGGTGACAGTGCCTGCTTGCATAAGCATATTGCTGATTACTTTGACACGGGGGTTGTGCCTGATGGCGAGGCTGTTTGTGAAGCTGACTGCGGTCCCTGGGACGAGAAGTGTGATGGTGTCGGAGCCAAGGTTATGTCTCAGGAGAGCCAGGGTTACTATAGAAAGTTTCCACTGGGTGTGTTTTGA
- a CDS encoding uncharacterized protein (EggNog:ENOG41~TransMembrane:2 (i152-176o196-216i)), with protein MQTYQYRGFLDCVKHTYRTEALGGFFRGVTAPMASITLVRTVSFSIYRRAKHVYSDWVKKHTGFDIHRHANTPGTYPTFYSVACFGAAGATAGSAITFLACPFELTKLSAQVSVLLAERTTNCKRSREVAKSYQNKGTLKTMANIIKHRGVLGLYTGFQLHLLRDTLGTAIYFMVYESGKQLGTTFAGDSPNNNKLAVVASGGLCGLVSWAMIYPIDSAKSIYQRNALLYSRGETVEPAPKIEFFKRHMYRGLGVSMIRSCAVNAIFFSSFEIIKKRIKHLDDEPKA; from the exons ATGCAGACGTATCAGTATCGAGGCTTCTTGGACTGTGTCAAACATACCTACCGCACAGAAGCTCTGGGGGGATTCTTTCGAG GTGTCACTGCTCCCATGGCGAGCATCACACTCGTCCGCACCGTCTCTTTCTCGATTTACCGGAGAGCAAAGCATGTCTACTCCGACTGGGTCAAGAAACACACTGGATTCGATATTCACCGCCATGCAAACACTCCTGGAACATATCCCACCTTTTATTCAGTGGCCTGCTTTGGTGCCGCTGGCGCAACCGCAGGCTCCGCAATCACCTTTTTGGCCTGTCCATTTGAACTCACAAAGCTCAGCGCTCAGGTTTCCGTGCTGTTGGCGGAGCGTACTACAAACTGCAAGCGAAGTCGCGAGGTGGCTAAGAGCTACCAGAACAAGGGCACACTAAAGACCATGGCTAACATCATTAAACATCGAGGAGTTCTGGGACTTTATACCGGTTTCCAGTTACATCTCT TGCGAGATACTTTGGGCACAGCCATCTACTTTATGGTATATGAAAGCGGGAAACAGCTTGGAACTACATTTGCTGGCGATAGcccaaacaacaacaagctggCTGTCGTTGCATCTGGAGGCCTTTGCGGGCTGGTATCATGGGCTATGATCT ATCCCATCGACTCAGCAAAGAGCATATACCAGAGGAACGCTCTTCTTTACTCACGCGGCGAAACGGTCGAACCAGCGCCGAAAATCGAATTCTTCAAGCGTCATATGTATCGCGGTTTGGGCGTCTCCATGATTCGGTCGTGTGCCGTCAAcgccattttcttctcatcttttgaaataattaaaaaacgCATCAAGCACCTCGATGATGAACCCAAGGCCTGA
- a CDS encoding uncharacterized protein (EggNog:ENOG41~BUSCO:EOG092D4JAO) codes for MAQTLTPEVLWAQRSSVADATKNFVYLTISVPDVAKDDLKLDVQPTKVTFTGKSATLKNTYHVELELFAEIDPAESKINHTAKNVEMKLQKKELKEEYWPRLLKENKKLHFLKTDFDKWVDEDEQNEAADDDMSKFGDMGGMPGMGGDFGGIDFSKLGGGAGGMPDMSAMGLEGMPDLSSSGVPDSDSDDDDEDIPDLEGEEKKEGEAAPKA; via the exons ATGGCTCAGACATTGACCCCCGAAG TTCTCTGGGCCCAGCGCTCTTCCGTTGCCGATGCCACGAAGAACTTTGTCTACCTCACGATTTCCGTTCCCGATGTCGCCAAGGATGACCTGAAGCTCGACGTTCAGCCCACCAAGGTGACCTTTACTGGAAAATCAGCCACCCTCAAGAACACCTACCAcgttgagctggagctgtttgCCGAGATCGACCCCGCCGAGAGCAAGATTAACCACACTGCCAAGAACGTTGAGATGAAGctgcagaagaaggagctcaaggaggagtACTGGCCGCGGTTGCTCAAGGAAAACAAGAAGCTGCACTTCCTCAAGACCGACTTCGACAAGTGggtcgacgaggatgagcaGAACGAGGCTGCTGATGACGACATGTCCAAGTTTGGTGATATGG GTGGCATGCCCGGAATGG GCGGCGACTTCGGCGGCATCGATTTCTCAAAGCTgggaggcggcgctggcggcatGCCCGACATGAGCGCCATGGGCCTGGAGGGTATGCCAGACCTCAGCAGCTCTGGCGTCCCAGACTCTGActccgacgacgatgacgaggacatCCCCGACCTTgagggcgaggagaagaaggagggcgaggccgCACCAAAGGCGTAA
- a CDS encoding uncharacterized protein (EggNog:ENOG41), giving the protein MGPITIADSDDESDSNGQVVAPSLVTAQAQTRSSEQGSLATASTDSALFQQIFNEQNAAACERALQLQLQQELEDAPHQSSAMTIPDVPFQRTTKGFYHSSLTSVTDPRSEIARSFPTIRSSEKTLERTQERTQSAVDPWEVPSSPGAPKSLEEQAKDHGGHVPDQSYGRGKSLLCVDTPLENRWDDLESMGGRDKKRRRLDQSEAALSQSNDVDLIMPPNESRLISTDNEQETAAASSTSLPAMPIDDTSSACQLKHSSPVERGPGNALSATSSAIPKYNNLLLKQQTQYAVGSSGSATNINTPRNEMFSIQSFGSKAPEEQESTTTTKKVEYRNFVSRRGSSPDIISAPAPDLDEVAPVPEYLPGLDSEPKIDQEYRDDRDPLADQPRPPDELPPEELPPEESDAEFVARPTPAVKSKKKRGRPKKSLETDEPPPVKPAESPTPATDAISPVPTTQKKKRGRPKKQSDEPPVESVLLAAATPTPNVSGEKKARGKKKATKGRKKLVVLSDSEGDHCATEDLTAEEAREQNVVEEALKAETTKDDQKRAASSKKSKTKASLDDQIIPDNKSEDENEPQEIKQHATREKEEKSGDKKGLSALGLAKPIYRVGLSKRSRIAPLLKSVRKT; this is encoded by the exons ATGGGCCCTATAACCATTGCAGATTCTGATGATGAAAGTGACTCAAACGGGCAGGTTGTCGCCCCTTCTCTTGTGACAGCCCAGGCACAAACGCGGTCTTCTGAGCAGGGGAGTCTTGCAACCGCTTCGACAGACTCAGCTTTGTTCCAGCAAATCTTTAATGAGCAGAATGCCGCTGCTTGTGAGAGAGCACTGCAActtcagctgcagcaagagctggaagatgcgCCACACCAAAGCTCGGCCATGACAATCCCTGATGTTCCCTTTCAGCGGACTACCAAAGGGTTCTATCATTCGTCCCTGACATCAGTGACGGATCCCCGTTCAGAAATAGCTCGTAGTTTCCCAACAATAAGGTCTTCGGAAAAGACGTTGGAGAGGACGCAGGAGAGGACGCAGAGCGCAGTAGACCCTTGGGAGGTACCAAGCAGTCCGGGAGCGCCTAAATCACTGGAAGAACAAGCAAAGGATCATGGAGGCCATGTGCCGGATCAATCATATGGGAGAGGTAAATCTCTTCTGTGTGTGGACACGCCACTTGAAAATCGCTGGGACGATCTTGAAAGTATGGGAGGTCGAGACAAAAAACGGAGACGCCTGGACCAGTCCGAAGCAGCTCTGTCTCAAAGCAATGATGTTGATTTGATCATGCCTCCTAATGAAAGCAGACTTATCAGCACTGATAATGAGCAggagacggcagcagcatccagcaCCTCCCTCCCTGCCATGCCCATTGACGACACCAGCTCGGCATGCCAACTCAAACACTCGTCTCCGGTGGAACGTGGGCCTGGGAATGCCCTGAGTGCCACATCTAGTGCTATCCCAAAATACAATAATCTGCTTCTAAAACAGCAAACTCAGTATGCAGTTGGATCAAGTGGGTCGGCTACCAACATCAACACACCGCGGAATGAAATGTTCTCGATCCAGAGCTTTGGTAGTAAGGCTCCTGAGGAGCAGGAGAGCACCACCACTACCAAGAAAGTAGAATATCGAAATTTTGTCTCACGAAGAGGCTCCTCTCCTGACATCATATCCGCACCAGCACCTGATCTGGATGAAGTTGCT CCTGTGCCAGAGTATTTACCTGGTCTAGATTCTGAGCCGAAGATCGATCAGGAATACCGTGACGACAGGGATCCTTTGGCTGACCAGCCTCGGCCGCCAGATGAGCTGCCGCCGGAGGAGCTACCGCCGGAGGAGAGTGATGCCGAGTTCGTGGCACGTCCTACGCCAGCTGTCaagtcaaagaagaagagaggccgCCCGAAGAAGTCTCTGGAAACTGACGAGCCGCCACCGGTAAAGCCGGCTGAAAGTCCTACTCCGGCGACTGATGCAATATCGCCAGTTCCAAcgacgcagaagaagaaacgagGGAGGCCTAAGAAGCAGTCAGACGAACCCCCTGTCGAGAGCGTTCTGCTTGCTGCCGCCACTCCCACCCCTAATGTTAGTGGTGAAAAGAAGGCCcgtgggaagaagaaagccacCAAGGGACGAAAGAAACTTGTTGTGTTGAGCGACTCAGAGGGTGACCATTGTGCCACAGAGGACCTCACAGCGGAGGAGGCAAGGGAGCAGAatgttgttgaagaagcACTCAAAGCAGAAACTACGAAAGACGATCAGAAAAGAGCAGCCTCGAGCAAGAAGAGTAAAACTAAAGCTTCCCTTGACGACCAGATCATTCCAGATAATAAATCggaagatgaaaatgagCCCCAAGAGATAAAGCAACATGCTACacgagagaaggaagagaaatcAGGGGACAAGAAGGGGCTTTCAGCGCTAGGACTGGCCAAACCTATTTACAGGGTTGGGCTGAGCAAACGATCCAGAATCGCTCCGCTGCTAAAGTCGGTACGGAAGACATGA
- a CDS encoding uncharacterized protein (BUSCO:EOG092D27RI): MLGYEDDDGDDFGLPSLSNMKRRSKRIATQNRSDLSQEPSIYANDGSFGGIRARRYSNSADISAERPAPTYPMPKKSEGKILRPQYKDILKDPANALHLINYPSIPSNAPQKEADAINSRITRINKFKRLLQASSISLPDLRSLAWSGVPHEVRAMTWQLLLSYLPTNSERRVATLERKRKEYLDGVKQAFERSGTTAGSSSAGKARGLDEAIWHQISIDIPRTNPHIELYSYEATQRSLERILYVWAVRHPASGYVQGINDLATPFWEVFLGLYMTDSDIETGMDPGQLPKSVLDAVEADSFWCLTKLLDGIQDHYIVAQPGIQRQVTALRDLTARIDSKLSKHLEQEGVEFIQFSFRWMNCLLMREISVKNTIRMWDTYLAEEQGFSEFHLYVCAALLVKWSDKLVKMDFQEIMMFLQSLPTKAWAEKDIELLLSEAFIWQSLYKGSAAHLKGQPQRPVLANLQL; this comes from the exons ATGCTAGGgtacgaggacgacgacggggACGACTTTGGGCTCCCTAGCCTCTCAAACATGAAGAGAAGGTCAAAACGAATAGCCACTCAGAACAGGTCTGATTTGAGCCAAGAACCCTCGATATACGCAAATGATGGTTCATTTGGCGGCATCCGGGCCCGGCGATACTCAAACAGCGCAGATATTTCGGCTGAGCGCCCGGCACCAACCTATCccatgccaaagaagagcgaagGAAAGATCCTTCGGCCGCAATACAAGGACATATTAAAAG ACCCGGCAAATGCGCTTCATTTGATAAACTATCCCTCAATTCCTAGTAATGCACCGCAGAAAGAAGCCGACGCAATTAATTCTCGAATTACCcgtattaataaatttaaacgACTCCTCCAAGCATCGTCAATATCACTTCCCGACCTTCGCTCATTAGCATGGTCAGGTGTACCGCATGAAGTTCGTGCCATGACCTGGCAACTACTTCTCAGCTACCTCCCCACGAACAGCGAGCGGCGAGTCGCTACcttggagagaaagaggaaagagtACCTCGATGGAGTCAAGCAAGCATTTGAAAGAAGCGGAACAACAGCCGGCAGCTCTTCAGCTGGAAAAGCGAGGGGCCTAGATGAGGCTATTTGGCACCAAATCAGCATCGACATACCCAGGACAAACCCTCATATTGAGCTGTATAGCTACGAGGCAACGCAGAGGTCGCTGGAACGCATCCTCTACGTCTGGGCCGTCAGACATCCTGCCAGCGGATACGTTCAAGGCATCAATGACCTAGCCACTCCGTTTTGGGAGGTTTTCCTGGGACTCTACATGACAGACTCTGATATTGAGACTGGCATGGATCCAGGCCAGCTGCCCAAGTCGGTCTTGGACGCTGTGGAAGCAGACTCATTCTGGTGTCTTACCAAACTCCTCGACGGCATTCAAGACCACTATATCGTTGCTCAACCTGGCATTCAGAGACAGGTGACAGCCTTGCGTGACCTGACTGCCAGGATTGATTCCAAATTATCCAAACACCTCGAGCAAGAGGGCGTTGAATTTATACAATTTAGCTTTCGATGGATGAATTGTCTCCTTATGCGCGAAATCAGCGTGAAGAACACGATTCGCATGTGGGATACATATCTT GCCGAAGAACAGGGCTTTTCGGAATTTCATCTCTACGTCTGTGCAGCACTTCTTGTAAAGTGGTCTGACAAACTGGTCAAGATGGATTTCCAGGAGATTATGATGTTTTTGCAAAGCCTTCCTACGAAGGCATGGGCCGAAAAGGATATCGAGTTGCTTTTGAGCGAAGCATTCATCTGGCAGAGTCTGTACAAAGGCTCAGCAGCGCACTTGAAGGGCCAGCCGCAGCGTCCTGTGCTAGCGAATCTACAGTTATAG